ACGGAGTGACTCAACCGACAGCACGCGACGGTGGGACACTCCCGGCGTCGAAAGTACAGCCAGCCAACTGAATCGGACGGGAAAGTGGGTCAGTGAGAGGGACCACGCAAACCACTCACTCCGAATCGACCACAAGACGATGATACCAACACTCAACAACAATTGCGGTTCAGCGGAGGTAGCGTATGTCAGATAGCGACGACGGAGGGATGTCCGACGGGTTGCAAGTAGAGCTGTTCCATCCGGAATCAGATCGGAGCCCCGGCGACACCAACATCCAGCGGTTCGGGTTCGATATCCATCCGATCGTCTTCCCGGTCGCACTGCTCTTGATCGCGGTGTTCATCGCCGCGACCGTGCTTCTCGGAGAGCAGGCCGCACAGGCGTACGCTGCGGTCCGCGGATTCTTCGAGGGCAACTTCGGCTGGTTCTACTTGCTCGCGGTGAACATCTTCATCGTAACCATCCTGTACTTCGCGCTCGGGCGGTTCGGAACGATCCGGATCGGCGGCGTCGAAGCCGAAAAGGAGTTCTCGGACTTCTCGTGGATGGCGATGCTGTTCAGCGCCGGGATGGGTATCGGCCTGATGTTCTTCAGCGTCTCGGAACCGCTGTACTACGTCTCGAACGTGCCCGGGTTCTTCGGCGCTGAGGCGGGGACCGGCGCGGCCGGCGTCGCCGCGATGACCCAGACGTTCTTCCACTGGGGCTTCCACCCGTGGGCGATTTACGGTCTCGTCGGCCTCGGATTGGCGTTCTTCTCGTTCAACCGGGGGCTGCCACTGACCTTCCGGTCGATCTTCTGGCCCCTCCTCGGTGAGCGAATTTACGGCTGGCCCGGCCACATCATCGACTTGGTGACCGTGTTCGCGACGCTGTTCGGACTGGCCACGTCGCTCGGGCTGGGCGTCGCGCAGGTGAACACCGGCCTCTCGTACGTGCTCGGCGATATGCTCGGTCTCGTGAGCATCCCGACCGGGACGATGCCGCAGGTCGTGCTGATCGCCGGGATTACCGCAATCGCGACGATGTCCGTCGCCGCCGGTCTCGAAGGCGGAGTCAAGCGGCTGAGTACGATCAACCTTTATTTGATGTTGACCCTGCTCGGGTTCATCATCATCGTCGGCCCGACGCTCTACATCTTCGGCGCGTGGGTCGAAGGACTCGGTTCCTACTTCGGAAACCTCCTCTCGCTCGCGTTCTTCACCGGCACGCTCGGTGAAGGCGGCGGAACGGTCGGCGCGTGGACCGTGTTCTACTGGGCGTGGTGGATCGCTTGGTCGCCCTTCGTCGGGATGTTCATTGCGCGCATCTCGAAGGGCCGGACGGTCCGTGAGTTCGTGATGGGCGTGCTGTTCCTGCCCTCGCTGTTCTCGACGCTGTGGCTCGCAGCGTTCGGTGGCAGCGCACTGCAGAACACGATTGTCGGTAACGGCGCGGCGCTGGCGACGTACAACGAGCTCGGACAGACCGTCGCGATGTTCGCCCTGCTGGAGCAGTTCCCGCTCGGGGCGATTTCCGGACTACTCGCGACGCTTCTGGTAATCACCTTCTTCGTCACGTCTTCGGACTCGGGGTCGCTCGTCATCGACCACCTCACCTCGGGTGGCAAACACGACGTCCCGAAGGTCCAGCGTATCTTCTGGGCCGTCACCGAGGGGGCCGTCGCGGCAGTCCTGCTCATCGGGGGCGGACTCAACGCGCTGCAGACGGCCGCCATCGCGACCGGGTTCCCGTTCGCGATCATCCTCGTCTTGATGTGTTACACCGTCTATCAGGGGCTCAAAAACGAGCACGAGATCCTGTCTTCGGAGCAGTTCGCCGAACGCATCCAAGACCTCACGGACCAAGACGAGGTTGACGTCGTCACCACGGGTAACGAGACGGTAACCGAGATTAGAGGCGGCGCAGACACCGAAGGGGGTGACTAATCCGGCGGCGACGACCCCCCGAACGGACGTTTCGACGACGAGTACACCGACTATCTCCTTATCAGAACACTCGATCACTCCGGAGCGACAGCGATATTTCGAGCCGACGAGACGCCGAGTCACGAACTACGATACGAGATCCCGGCTCACCGAACCGCAGCAGTCGAACGCCTCAGTCGCCGTTTGTCAGTAGTACTTCCACTCGTCGTCGTCCTCGTCGGGCGGGCGTCGGCTAACTTCATCGTCGTCCGATTCAATATCGTCGGGCCACTGAATCCCCTCGCCTCGCACGCTGCGGTAGAGGAAGCCGACGAACGCGACGAGGAGCAGCAGTAAGACCAGCGTGCCGGCGAGGCTCACGAGGTCGGCGAGTGATTCGAACGGCAACTGCAGGGCACGCGGGGCGACGCCCGCGAGAGGTGGGGTCGATGCCATGGCTATCGTAGCGTTCGCAGGGTCACTGGCTCGATCGTACGCCGCCGGGGGATCGAACGAGTACGCAGTAGCGAACGGTACGTCGACCTACGGGCTGGAGACGTTTAATTCCGGGCGGCCGCTTCGACCGCGCAAAGCGCCCGCTGGGAGTACGGCCGCACGTTTTAGACCTCAGTTATTTGCTGCTTGTCGCTCGGCCGCGTCCGCGTGAATCCATCGACGGACCGATCCACCGATACCGAACGCCGCGAGACCGAACCAAGCCACGGCCCCGAGGACGAACGGGAGGACGAGGACGGCTACGGCACCGACGAGACTGGCCCCGAGGAGACCGATCCACGGATCTCCCAACCCGGCTCTGTCGGCGAGCCACACGCCGAGGACGACGTATCCGATTCCGCCGAGCGTGAGCAACGCGCCGCCGAGAACGACGAACGCGATCGTCAAGACGACCGGGGAGCCGACGCCGAGTCCGGCGAGTTGGGTGAATCCGTAGGCGACGAGAAAGCCCGCCAACGCGTAGGCGAAGAACCCGTAGAATACGGCGAGCGGGAGGTTCTCCGTCGACGCCTCGACCGCAGCCCTGAGACGGTTCCCGTACCGGTAGTGGACCGCGCCACCGACGAGAACGGTACTCAGAAACGCCGCGGCCGCTCGATACGACGCCGGGGCGGAGGCCACGATCGAGGGGTCGTAGGCAGTCTGAAGAATCACGACACGAGCTAACACAAGACGTCGTGAAAGTGTGTCGATCGGGAACGATCAGGCGGAGTTCTCGATGAGAACTGTCACTCCCGACTCAGCCGTCCTTCAGCGATCCGCAGCGCCGCCACGTTGGCTTCGACGTCGTGGACGCGAACCACATCCGCACCGCGGTCCGCGGCGATCGCCGTTCCCGCGACGGTGGGCGTCAGTCGACCGTCGTCGACGTAATCTACCGCCGCGAACATCGACTTCCGCGAGTGACCGATCAGCACCGGACAGCCCAGCGCCCGGAGCTCCCCGGCGCGGTCGATGAGCGCGAACGACTCGTCAGGCGATTTGCCGAACCCGCACCCGGGATCGATCACGATCTTCCGCGGGTCGATCCCGGCCCGCTCTGCCCGGATGGTCTGTTCGTTGAGCGCGTCGATCACGTCGTCGACGACGTCGTCGTAGACGGGGGAACTGTCGGGATCGACCGGAATCGAGTGACTGTGCATCAACACGAGCGAGGCGTCGTGCTCGGCGATCACGAACGGCATCTCCGGATCGGCGAGGCCGGACACGTCGTTGACGATGTCCGCTCCGGCCTCCAGTGCGGCGTCGGCCACCTCGGCCTTCCACGTGTCGACCGAGATCGGGACGTCGAGGGCGGAGACCGCCTCGATGACCGGAACGACGCGGTCGATCTCCTCGTCTGCCGAAACCGGATCCGCGCCGGGACGAGTGCTTTCACCACCGATATCGATGACGTCCGCACCGGCGTCGACCATCGCTTCCGCCCGATCGACCGCGGTTTCGAGCGCCTCGTACTGGCCGCCGTCGTGGAAGCTGTCCGGCGTCACGTTGAGGATGCCCATCACCGCCGTACCGTCCCCGACGAGCGGACCGAGACCCGCTTCGGTCGGGGGATCGTTCCGGCCGAGCTGTTCGTCGAGCTGGGTCGCGACGTGTCGGAGTCCGAGTCCCGCGTCCGCGAGTTTCGAGACGAGTTCGCGAAGTTGCGTCGTCGTTCCGGCGATCACCGTCGCGACCAGTTTTTTCGGGCTCCCCGCGGTCGAGCTGCGGCAGTCGCCGCCGACCGACGAGACGAGTTCGGCGACTCGTTCGGCCTGGTCGGGCCTGAGGTGCGTCCTGAACAGCTGTCGGTCCACGTCGGCGGCGATGCCGGTGTGATTGGTTTGCGGCGTCTCACCCGGAACATCCGCGGATGGGGTGTCGAACGAGGCACCGATGAAGGAGGTGGCGACGTGCGCACGGCGCGTGCTGGCGGTGGGGACCAGACAGCGAGCCCAGCGGTCTCTCGCCTCCGCGACCGCGTACAGCGAACCCGTGACGAGGACGAAATCGTCGGGATCGGCCGATTCGATTGCCGCTTCGGTCGCCTCTGCGACCGACGGAACGATCTCGACCGAATCGGCGCGGGAGTCGAGCGTTTCGGCCAGTGCGTCGGGCGCTGCCGCCCGATCGAGGTCCGGACGGGTCGCGTACGCCGTCGCGATCGGCGGCAGCGGCGCGACCATCTCGCCGTGCGCCTTGTCGGCCATCGCGCCGAACACGAGGTGGAGGTCGTCGTACGTGTAGCGGTCTAGCAGGGCCGCGAGCGTCTCCGCAGCACCGGGGTTGTGCGATCCGTCGAGGACGACCATCGGCTCCCGAGACATAATCTCGAACCGTCCCGGCCAGACGACCGACCGGAGCCCGAGGGCGATCGTCTCGCTGTCGACGTCCGCGATCTGTCGCGCGAGCGTCGCCGCGACGCCCGCGTTTGCGGCTTGATGCGCTCCCAGTAGCGGTAGCTGCGTCTCCACCGACCAACCGGGACCGGTTATCCGCACCTCGCTTTCGACGGCCGAGTGCATCCCGGTCTCGATCGCGACGACATCGGGGGCCTCCCCGGTTTCATCGGCCTCTCGCCCGACCGTGATAACGTCCGTGACCTCGCGGATCGCGTCGAGCGCCGCGCCGCGCGCGCCGGTGACGAGCGGGGCGTTCGCGGGTGCGACTTGGGCCTTGTCGCGAGCGATCTCCTCGACGGTGTCGCCCAAGAGTTCGGTGTGTTCGAGGCTGACGCTCGTGACGGCGCTCGCGACCGGATCTACCGCGCTCGTCGCGTCGTAGCGGCCGCCGATCCCGACTTCGAGAATGGCCACGTCGACATCCATCTCGCTGAAGTGCCGCAGCGCGATGGCGGTCAGGACCTCGAAGTGGGTGGGCTCGTCGTCAATCTCACGAAGGCGATCGATGCACGGCGTGATCTCCTCGACGTACGTCGCGAGATTGGATTTCGGAATCTTCCGCCCGTCGACCTGCACCTGTTCGCGGAAGTCGTTCAGCCCGGGCGAGGTGAAGACCCCGACGCTGACGCCCGCGCGCCGGAGGACGCTGTCTAACATCCGCGCGGTGCTCCCCTTCCCGTTCGAGCCCGCGATCTGCACGCAATCGACGTCGCCCTGCGGGTCGTCGAAGTGCGCCAGCATCTGCGCCGTCGTCTCGATACCGAGTTTCGGCCGCCGCTGCTGGAACGAGGTGAGGTAGTCGGCCGCCTCGTGGTATTTCATACCAACGTATCGTCGTCGGTTACCTGATTAACCTATCGCAGCGGGATCGACCGCGGAAACTATTACTATTCAGATACTTATCTCGCAGGTGATAATTTTCGAGTATCTCGGATTAGTTCCGATAGGTGAGCGCGAGTTCCTCGGAGAAACACCCGTCGCTGTATTCGATCTCTTCGCGGAAATTCCGAGAGAATCGCGGTATCTGTGGAATGATATACCCAGCACGCATACATCGAGACAGACAATTTATCCGGTATGCTCGGAGTGGGTTTGGTGCGATCTGAAACACGTCCTCTCTGATTTCTGTAAATTTTTTCCGATACGCTTACGTGGCCTCCGCGGACACCCGAGAGTATGGCGTCCGAAGACGAGGGCGGTTTCCCGACAGACTACGAGATCGCAAAGGCGGCGGAAAAACAACCGATCGGCGACGTCCTCGAACCGTGGGGAGTCGGCGACGACGACGTCGAACTTTACGGCGACTACAAGGCGAAACTGTCCCACGACGCCGTAACTCGGCTTCGCGACAACGCCGAGAACAAGGAGGGCAACCTCGTGCTGGTGACGGGGATGACGCCGACGCCGATGGGCGAAGGCAAGACGGTGACGACCGTCGGCCTCGGCCAGACGCTCAACCACGTCGGCGAGGACGCGATGATCGCGATCCGCGAACCGTCGCTCGGCCCGGTCTTCGGCGTGAAGGGCGGCG
This DNA window, taken from Halobellus sp. LT62, encodes the following:
- the folP gene encoding dihydropteroate synthase, with protein sequence MKYHEAADYLTSFQQRRPKLGIETTAQMLAHFDDPQGDVDCVQIAGSNGKGSTARMLDSVLRRAGVSVGVFTSPGLNDFREQVQVDGRKIPKSNLATYVEEITPCIDRLREIDDEPTHFEVLTAIALRHFSEMDVDVAILEVGIGGRYDATSAVDPVASAVTSVSLEHTELLGDTVEEIARDKAQVAPANAPLVTGARGAALDAIREVTDVITVGREADETGEAPDVVAIETGMHSAVESEVRITGPGWSVETQLPLLGAHQAANAGVAATLARQIADVDSETIALGLRSVVWPGRFEIMSREPMVVLDGSHNPGAAETLAALLDRYTYDDLHLVFGAMADKAHGEMVAPLPPIATAYATRPDLDRAAAPDALAETLDSRADSVEIVPSVAEATEAAIESADPDDFVLVTGSLYAVAEARDRWARCLVPTASTRRAHVATSFIGASFDTPSADVPGETPQTNHTGIAADVDRQLFRTHLRPDQAERVAELVSSVGGDCRSSTAGSPKKLVATVIAGTTTQLRELVSKLADAGLGLRHVATQLDEQLGRNDPPTEAGLGPLVGDGTAVMGILNVTPDSFHDGGQYEALETAVDRAEAMVDAGADVIDIGGESTRPGADPVSADEEIDRVVPVIEAVSALDVPISVDTWKAEVADAALEAGADIVNDVSGLADPEMPFVIAEHDASLVLMHSHSIPVDPDSSPVYDDVVDDVIDALNEQTIRAERAGIDPRKIVIDPGCGFGKSPDESFALIDRAGELRALGCPVLIGHSRKSMFAAVDYVDDGRLTPTVAGTAIAADRGADVVRVHDVEANVAALRIAEGRLSRE
- a CDS encoding BCCT family transporter, whose amino-acid sequence is MSDSDDGGMSDGLQVELFHPESDRSPGDTNIQRFGFDIHPIVFPVALLLIAVFIAATVLLGEQAAQAYAAVRGFFEGNFGWFYLLAVNIFIVTILYFALGRFGTIRIGGVEAEKEFSDFSWMAMLFSAGMGIGLMFFSVSEPLYYVSNVPGFFGAEAGTGAAGVAAMTQTFFHWGFHPWAIYGLVGLGLAFFSFNRGLPLTFRSIFWPLLGERIYGWPGHIIDLVTVFATLFGLATSLGLGVAQVNTGLSYVLGDMLGLVSIPTGTMPQVVLIAGITAIATMSVAAGLEGGVKRLSTINLYLMLTLLGFIIIVGPTLYIFGAWVEGLGSYFGNLLSLAFFTGTLGEGGGTVGAWTVFYWAWWIAWSPFVGMFIARISKGRTVREFVMGVLFLPSLFSTLWLAAFGGSALQNTIVGNGAALATYNELGQTVAMFALLEQFPLGAISGLLATLLVITFFVTSSDSGSLVIDHLTSGGKHDVPKVQRIFWAVTEGAVAAVLLIGGGLNALQTAAIATGFPFAIILVLMCYTVYQGLKNEHEILSSEQFAERIQDLTDQDEVDVVTTGNETVTEIRGGADTEGGD